The Candidatus Zymogenus saltonus nucleotide sequence CTGATGCGTAAAGTCGACGCCCGGAGGTCTCATCGGCCCTAAACGGCGGCCGTATGGTTGCCCTGCTTTACATGTCCCCGTTTCTTCGCATCTCCGTGGAGGTGAGATCGAAGTTCTTTTTAAACTCCCTGCAGAAATACCCGAAGTGGTTGTATCCGACCGCCTCGGCTATTTTGTGGACGGGGAGCCGGGAATGCATCAGGAGCTCTCTTGCCTTATCCATCTTGATGTCCCTCAAAAAGGACTTGATTCCCTTGCCGTATCTCTTCTTGAAGTGATAGAATAGTTTTTGTCTGCTGATATCCACGGCGTCACAGAGGTCGTTTACCTGAATCCTGTTCATGTAGTTTTCAAGGAGGTAGAACCTTACCTTCTCGATCGGATCCATCTCCACCTTTGGATCCCCTGAAATCATGTTTACCGCATTTGTTATCTCGTCGAGCTTTATCGGCTCTTTGATGTAGTAGCATGCTCCGGAGTTCAATGCCTCGATGGCAAGATCCTCCGAACTGACCGGGGCAACGGCTATTGTAGGAATGGCCCACTTCTTGGCCTCTTTGATTACCGAGATGCAACCGTCTCCCTCTAGGGAGAGGTTTATAACGATCACATCCGTCTTAAGGGAACGTATCGTGTCTATGGCGTTTATGGAATCCTTTATCCAGAGAAGGTCGAACTTATTCCCAACGGCCGAATCGAGCGATTTGACAAATTGATCGTTATTGTCACATACTAAAAGTCTTTTTTTTGTCATGATGTTTCCTCTTCATTACGGTTTTTAGAATTTATTTGTGTTCTTAAATGGTTTCAAAAATTTTAATAAAGATCAAACTAATTAAATATCTTAAATTTTCTCAATTGGACTACTAAGGTTTTGAAAACAACCGTTATATAAATTGAAGAATTTTCCCCACCTATGACATATAAAATAAGCAATATATATGCCAAATTACTAAATTTCAGCCATATAAATAGTACAGTAATTACAACAATTTACGGCCTTATTGCAGTAATGGAGGGGAAGGGAGAAACAAGTGAAATAATCATTTTTCTACACCTTCTTTGTTGTGTGGTGAAAAACTTAATGTTATTAGATAGTTACAGGGAGTTGCACAATTGTAGGATATTCTCTAAAATCTGTTCAAATTGATGAAATTTTATATGCACGAAATAAATCATGATGAAAATATCCAACGCCTGTTTAAAGGAAAGGATTACTTTCGGATGGAATGGTCCCGTTGTTTCTTGACATATATTTACCTTCCCATTATAATGATTTCCCGAAATGGAGTCATAAGGAAAAGATGGGGGATTAATTATGGATTATAGACATATCAAGGTCGACAAGAAGCCCAAGGATTCCCATTGGATGAGGGCGGACGGCCGCCAGCCGAATGTAATCC carries:
- a CDS encoding helix-turn-helix domain-containing protein codes for the protein MTKKRLLVCDNNDQFVKSLDSAVGNKFDLLWIKDSINAIDTIRSLKTDVIVINLSLEGDGCISVIKEAKKWAIPTIAVAPVSSEDLAIEALNSGACYYIKEPIKLDEITNAVNMISGDPKVEMDPIEKVRFYLLENYMNRIQVNDLCDAVDISRQKLFYHFKKRYGKGIKSFLRDIKMDKARELLMHSRLPVHKIAEAVGYNHFGYFCREFKKNFDLTSTEMRRNGDM